A single region of the Gasterosteus aculeatus chromosome 1, fGasAcu3.hap1.1, whole genome shotgun sequence genome encodes:
- the LOC120815606 gene encoding PI-PLC X domain-containing protein 1 has product MEDEERLQLGGNPDWMSRLPGELLDVPLWNLALPGSHDSMSFCLDVSSPVVRSEPCVLRAIDRLFPCWTRTCVSLWATTQQSVLSDQCELGVRFLDLRIARKPAGGNTLFFAHGIYTLMTVQEALQELASWLDAHPREIVIVSCSHFESLSDEDHVHLAEFIITLFGEKLCLSRDIPTLRSCWSRGQQVVVSYSNQQMVLLHPELWTEIPYRYADSPDPMKVIAYLEDQKHRGRPAGFYVSGLNLTEDAPYVLLHPLQGMRKMTARALPLLLSWTSEQRPGVEAGGVNILCCDFVAVSRFCSLVIGLNYKLLAAPDAASISRR; this is encoded by the exons ATGGAAGACGAAGAGCGGCTGCAGCTCGGGGGGAACCCGGACTGGATGTCCCGTCTGCCCGGGGAGCTGCTGGATGTCCCGCTGTGGAACCTGGCTCTACCCG GGAGCCACGACAGCATGTCTTTCTGCCTGGACGTCTCATCTCCGGTCGTGAGATCGGAGCCCTGCGTCCTCAGGGCGATCGACCGGCTGTTTCCCTGCTGGACTCGAACCTGCGTCTCCCTGTGGGCCACCACGCAG CAATCGGTCCTCAGTGATCAGTGTGAGCTTGGCGTTCGTTTCTTGGACCTGCGGATTGCGAGGAAGCCGGCTGGTGGCAACACATTGTTCTTTGCCCACGGCATCTACACACTGATGACCGTGCag gaggCCCTGCAGGAACTGGCTTCTTGGTTGGACGCTCATCCTAGAGAGATCGTAATCGTTTCCTGCTCGCATTTCGAGTCGCTGAGCGATGAAGATCACGTCCACCTTGCGGAGTTCATCATCACTCTGTTCGGAGAGAAACTCTGCCTCTCACGG GACATTCCCACTCTGCGTTCCTGTTGGTCCAGAGGTCAGCAGGTCGTGGTTTCCTATAGCAACCAGCAGATGGTGCTGCTGCACCCTGAGCTGTGGACTGAAATACCGTACAG GTATGCAGACAGCCCAGATCCTATGAAGGTGATTGCTTACCTGGAGGACCAGAAGCACAGAGGAAGACCAG CCGGTTTCTACGTCAGCGGCCTGAACCTGACGGAGGACGCTCCCtacgtcctcctccaccccctccaggGCATGAGGAAGATGACGGCGAGGGCTCTCCCGTTGCTGCTCAGCTGGACCAGCGAGCAGCGGCCGGGCGTAGAGGCGGGCGGGGTCAACATCCTCTGCTGCGACTTCGTGGCGGTCAGTCGGTTCTGCTCGCTTGTGATCGGACTGAATTACAAACTGCTCGCTGCTCCAGACGCCGCGAGCATCTCACGCAGATGA